A window from Synechococcus sp. MU1643 encodes these proteins:
- a CDS encoding phycobilisome rod-core linker polypeptide: MLSTQTSPAGMAAASRTKPASYAMPSKAGKNTVHRTVAGAIAEFKRNTCSQMGLGIGPRLHSECPFAVTFDEYHPCSSEALERTIIAAYRQVYGNLPPTENERCTSLEVRLMNGEITVRDFVNGLAKSPFYKENYFHSVAPQRGIELNFKHLLGRAPLTQEEVQNSIKLQAEEGFDALIDSLTDCAEYAEVFGSDIVPYMRSGDSYAGMMTSSFNMMRELAGTKVAVSDNAQGHRSRTTTQLAAAAISMTKPIFKGAPTLPQQKYGGHQPPRRTGAAPFRPFGVKPLPF; this comes from the coding sequence ATGCTCAGTACACAAACCAGCCCGGCTGGAATGGCTGCTGCTAGCCGCACCAAACCAGCGTCATACGCCATGCCAAGCAAAGCTGGCAAAAACACAGTCCATCGGACTGTTGCTGGTGCCATCGCTGAATTCAAGCGCAACACCTGTTCCCAGATGGGACTTGGTATTGGCCCAAGGCTTCACAGCGAATGTCCCTTTGCAGTGACATTCGACGAGTATCACCCATGCAGCAGTGAAGCACTCGAGCGCACGATCATTGCCGCCTACAGGCAGGTCTACGGAAACCTGCCTCCTACTGAAAACGAGCGTTGCACCTCCCTTGAGGTGCGCTTGATGAACGGAGAAATTACAGTCCGGGACTTTGTTAACGGCCTGGCAAAGTCTCCTTTCTACAAGGAAAATTATTTCCATAGTGTCGCCCCCCAACGTGGGATTGAACTGAACTTCAAACACCTGCTTGGACGGGCACCACTCACTCAAGAGGAAGTTCAAAACAGCATCAAACTTCAAGCAGAAGAGGGATTTGATGCTCTGATCGACAGTCTCACAGATTGCGCAGAATATGCCGAGGTGTTTGGATCGGACATCGTTCCTTACATGCGATCAGGCGATTCCTACGCAGGAATGATGACTAGCTCCTTCAACATGATGCGCGAGCTAGCCGGCACAAAAGTTGCCGTTAGTGACAACGCACAAGGACATCGGAGTCGCACCACGACGCAACTGGCTGCGGCAGCGATCAGCATGACGAAGCCGATCTTTAAGGGTGCACCAACACTGCCTCAACAAAAGTACGGCGGACATCAGCCTCCGAGGAGAACCGGCGCTGCTCCCTTCCGTCCCTTCGGCGTTAAGCCATTGCCATTTTGA
- a CDS encoding HEAT repeat domain-containing protein, whose product MLQDFTDISSISENQLTEEEALQLADELSAKLSEGELPRSDAESLERMVAGLGDARGALRLTFAKSLGAVGDEALPILCKALRQHQNVIVRRASAKTLNLIGNKDALPYLLEAFLEDDDPVVLGSSAGAMATIGPDAMDSLLGILKNPDCTPFQVGLINLALSFIGAKAPEALLEAADSDVAEVRVAAISALGDQIQKSDDLRARNRLFQALDDSSAEVRAEAVTLIGKSCDAEDVENMLSRKLVDQDTQVRKNTAMALMKLEAFNAIESIEAAKSTEKDESVQAVFKVAINILSRDLQEK is encoded by the coding sequence GTGCTCCAGGATTTCACCGATATCTCATCAATCAGCGAAAACCAACTCACGGAAGAAGAAGCTCTCCAACTCGCTGATGAGCTCAGTGCAAAATTGAGCGAAGGTGAGCTCCCAAGATCAGATGCAGAATCACTCGAGCGTATGGTCGCCGGACTCGGAGATGCGAGGGGAGCTTTAAGACTCACCTTTGCAAAAAGTCTTGGCGCAGTAGGTGACGAAGCGCTACCCATTCTTTGTAAAGCACTTCGCCAGCACCAAAATGTAATCGTAAGACGAGCATCAGCCAAAACACTCAATTTGATTGGCAACAAGGACGCGTTGCCATATCTGCTTGAAGCCTTTTTAGAAGATGATGACCCAGTTGTTCTCGGTTCATCTGCTGGAGCGATGGCAACCATTGGACCGGATGCCATGGATTCACTGCTTGGAATCCTTAAAAATCCTGACTGCACACCATTTCAGGTTGGCTTGATCAACCTTGCGCTAAGTTTCATCGGTGCCAAAGCACCGGAGGCATTGCTCGAGGCTGCGGATTCAGACGTAGCTGAAGTTCGTGTTGCTGCAATTTCAGCATTGGGAGATCAAATACAGAAGAGTGATGATCTGCGGGCACGAAACAGATTATTTCAAGCGCTCGACGACAGCTCAGCAGAGGTCAGAGCCGAAGCTGTAACCCTAATCGGAAAATCATGTGATGCCGAAGATGTTGAAAATATGCTAAGCAGAAAGCTGGTCGATCAAGACACTCAGGTACGCAAAAACACAGCAATGGCACTAATGAAACTCGAAGCATTTAATGCCATAGAAAGCATAGAAGCAGCAAAGTCAACAGAAAAAGACGAGTCGGTTCAAGCAGTATTTAAAGTTGCTATCAACATACTAAGTAGAGATTTGCAGGAGAAATAG
- a CDS encoding AraC family transcriptional regulator — protein MEEFCKAHFEEYHSTSSFGCNVTQLSTGLLETKTTCSPIQDVHLEIFKSNQTLLYEEEANTKSVSFCWLDTSPTNDTETQSIISGHQMTRNSIAGFNRINKTGGNIWDIVGANEELCCMSLKWNKLQERINKLNAFNAYARLEECIGIDSHDHASAQLKKLFDRHFNGKPSTKPNSFYDLAIIFLDNENNESTYHAHRCDSTDLIEDMVKLIHEDRAGMPPITLDEITEYLNSKTEPLNTICQKIFNMDVIELVRRVRLEQTRKAFLTPYSSTGLKEFTKKRTALYYGFKNWKKFEASYSTYFGESPSQTIDRSNKNLYSFSAWQGE, from the coding sequence ATGGAAGAGTTTTGCAAGGCACATTTTGAAGAATATCACTCAACATCCAGCTTCGGATGCAATGTCACTCAGTTAAGCACCGGCCTTCTCGAAACGAAGACCACTTGCTCACCAATTCAAGATGTGCATCTTGAAATTTTTAAATCGAACCAAACTCTGCTCTACGAGGAAGAAGCCAACACAAAATCAGTGTCATTCTGCTGGCTAGACACATCACCGACAAACGATACGGAGACACAGTCAATCATTAGCGGCCACCAAATGACAAGAAATAGCATTGCTGGCTTCAATCGGATAAACAAAACAGGAGGAAATATCTGGGACATTGTGGGAGCAAACGAAGAGCTTTGCTGCATGAGCCTGAAATGGAATAAATTACAAGAAAGAATCAACAAGTTGAATGCATTTAATGCCTATGCGAGGCTTGAAGAATGCATTGGAATTGACTCGCATGATCATGCAAGTGCTCAGCTCAAAAAACTATTTGATCGGCATTTTAATGGCAAGCCATCAACGAAACCAAATTCGTTTTACGATCTAGCAATCATATTCCTAGACAACGAAAACAATGAATCAACCTATCATGCACATCGATGCGATTCAACGGATCTAATAGAAGACATGGTTAAACTAATTCACGAAGATAGGGCTGGCATGCCACCAATAACACTTGACGAAATTACTGAATACTTGAATTCAAAAACAGAGCCTCTCAATACTATATGCCAAAAAATCTTTAATATGGATGTAATTGAGCTTGTAAGAAGAGTACGACTGGAACAGACCCGCAAGGCTTTTTTAACTCCATATTCCTCAACAGGCCTCAAAGAGTTTACAAAGAAGAGAACAGCACTTTACTACGGTTTTAAAAACTGGAAAAAATTTGAAGCCTCCTACTCCACATATTTTGGAGAATCACCCAGCCAAACAATAGATCGATCCAATAAGAATTTATATTCATTTAGTGCATGGCAGGGAGAGTAA
- a CDS encoding helix-turn-helix transcriptional regulator produces the protein MKTSIEYRDPLELSEELAKLGQLTKITQLEGGSGFYTMQAANTNKVALAEISANKTLLYEGWGNGITIDFNWITPKTNTQGAFGYCDGFKMTRNSLAGFGTINSVPGNAWGKYNNECTSTGCMLEKQLLFELLENCKAYDGLERLTGDQGIYCNNKALNQLKRLAAREVSAGIQYPEKYFDLVIACLEEPMTEENSQNPKHIDQLREIINLAHSEKTMGSPLSLLEVCKYINTSQASLYRICQEYFGMGIIELMTQIRLEESRRIMLNQDARQKLNLYSIRDIAIKYGFKHQGRYARRYYTAFGELPSQTIEKSRRYKLPIK, from the coding sequence ATGAAAACATCTATTGAATATCGTGATCCACTGGAGCTCTCTGAAGAGCTTGCAAAACTCGGTCAGCTTACAAAAATAACGCAACTAGAGGGTGGCAGTGGTTTCTATACTATGCAAGCAGCAAATACTAATAAAGTCGCACTTGCAGAAATATCTGCCAACAAAACATTATTGTACGAGGGGTGGGGCAATGGTATAACTATTGATTTCAATTGGATTACGCCAAAAACGAATACTCAAGGGGCCTTTGGCTATTGTGATGGATTTAAGATGACAAGAAATAGCCTGGCTGGATTTGGCACGATTAATTCAGTACCAGGAAATGCATGGGGAAAATACAACAATGAATGCACTAGCACTGGTTGCATGCTTGAAAAGCAGCTGCTATTTGAATTACTCGAAAATTGCAAAGCATATGATGGACTTGAACGACTCACGGGTGATCAGGGGATTTATTGCAATAATAAAGCTCTAAACCAACTTAAGAGATTAGCTGCCAGAGAAGTATCTGCTGGAATTCAGTACCCAGAAAAATATTTTGATCTTGTAATCGCATGTCTAGAAGAACCAATGACTGAGGAAAATAGTCAAAATCCAAAGCATATCGATCAATTAAGAGAAATCATTAATCTTGCACATAGTGAGAAGACCATGGGATCCCCTCTGTCATTGCTTGAAGTATGCAAGTATATAAATACAAGCCAAGCATCATTATATCGTATATGCCAGGAATACTTTGGAATGGGAATCATTGAATTAATGACACAAATTAGACTTGAGGAATCCAGGAGAATTATGCTTAATCAAGACGCTCGTCAGAAATTAAATCTATATTCAATTCGAGATATTGCAATTAAATATGGGTTTAAACATCAAGGGAGATATGCACGGCGCTATTACACTGCCTTCGGAGAACTTCCAAGTCAGACCATAGAAAAGTCGAGAAGGTATAAATTACCCATAAAGTAA
- a CDS encoding HEAT repeat domain-containing protein, giving the protein MDEQQAIELLSKNVRTLNNPGVKYIAATRLGACSSRDSLNALVVAATGDRDNIFDAITRRKSIEALGRRRDLSTLPTIYDAMRSRDEQTIVNAVDTLINFGIPLDTQFKSSLLKIIKDGSDILKRVAIQCFTRLEMDDCDGMIHQQQNNQNLLVKGASIAYSIRVEGDKSKLHHLANQLKDTNVIYRRSSVIDIGDAGDPSLLPIISKVAVSMPLRAKSAFKITPKIKTESQRIVINQMLQDDSRNLFLTQDLNTPSDLQEVCNLLRHRDEEHQYFAAKSLFSWPASRLIESIKSIWENHGSDYGVHYQVNCLVSQLDVKELSFITKESLLEPAPQYAKSKIAATWGCLNLGLLECRADIENLLMTSTWEPLRWTCAEVLRKL; this is encoded by the coding sequence ATGGATGAACAGCAGGCAATTGAATTGCTTTCTAAAAATGTTAGAACCCTTAATAATCCTGGGGTTAAGTATATAGCGGCGACAAGGTTGGGAGCCTGTTCTTCGCGAGATTCTCTGAATGCCTTAGTCGTAGCGGCTACTGGGGATAGAGACAATATCTTTGATGCTATTACACGCCGTAAATCTATTGAAGCACTAGGACGTCGCCGCGATCTTAGTACTCTGCCAACCATTTATGATGCCATGCGTAGTCGTGATGAGCAGACTATTGTTAATGCTGTTGACACGCTAATTAATTTTGGTATTCCACTTGATACACAGTTTAAATCTTCTCTTTTGAAGATCATTAAAGATGGCTCAGATATACTTAAGCGTGTTGCAATTCAATGCTTTACACGCTTGGAGATGGACGACTGTGATGGCATGATTCACCAGCAACAGAACAATCAAAACCTATTGGTTAAAGGAGCATCAATAGCTTATTCAATAAGAGTTGAAGGTGACAAGAGTAAATTGCATCACCTTGCAAATCAGCTCAAAGATACCAACGTAATTTATCGACGTTCGTCGGTTATTGATATTGGTGATGCTGGTGATCCGTCTCTTTTGCCGATTATTTCAAAAGTAGCAGTTTCAATGCCATTAAGAGCTAAAAGTGCATTTAAGATTACGCCTAAAATTAAAACAGAATCTCAGAGAATTGTGATTAACCAAATGTTGCAGGATGATTCTCGTAATTTATTTCTTACCCAGGATCTTAATACACCAAGTGATCTTCAAGAAGTTTGTAACTTGCTGAGACATAGAGATGAAGAGCATCAGTATTTTGCTGCAAAATCTTTATTTAGTTGGCCAGCATCCAGGCTTATAGAGTCTATTAAATCCATCTGGGAGAATCATGGCTCCGATTACGGTGTTCACTATCAAGTAAATTGTTTGGTATCTCAGCTTGATGTAAAAGAATTATCATTCATAACGAAGGAATCATTATTGGAGCCAGCTCCGCAGTATGCAAAATCAAAAATCGCAGCGACTTGGGGATGTTTAAACTTGGGTTTGTTGGAATGTCGTGCTGACATTGAGAATTTATTGATGACATCTACTTGGGAGCCCCTTCGATGGACATGTGCAGAGGTTTTACGTAAGTTGTAG
- a CDS encoding Nif11-like leader peptide family natural product precursor, whose protein sequence is MSRAEFIRFLQVLEKDLTFRSLFQEAEPEEILRLANEHGFVFSDEIKGRFLNRWAGVYFCPFANDVGRLCPKMVPEGFSTLLHYSQTTCTKEDQVERFDFRAGGYYEGVKTVNR, encoded by the coding sequence ATGTCACGCGCTGAATTCATACGCTTTCTTCAGGTTCTAGAAAAAGACTTAACATTTAGATCGCTTTTCCAAGAAGCGGAGCCCGAGGAAATCCTCAGACTTGCAAATGAACATGGATTTGTCTTTTCGGATGAAATAAAGGGTCGTTTCCTGAATCGGTGGGCAGGAGTTTACTTCTGCCCATTTGCTAATGATGTTGGGAGACTATGCCCCAAGATGGTGCCAGAAGGATTCAGCACACTGCTTCATTATTCACAGACGACTTGCACTAAAGAGGACCAGGTAGAACGTTTTGATTTTCGTGCTGGAGGCTATTACGAAGGGGTAAAAACAGTAAATCGATAG
- a CDS encoding HEAT repeat domain-containing protein, translating to MSADSNIPSVDALFEDLMHPNPRIQEEACLILSENYREEALPRLLDLFCHHDPKVYRAAVKGVGFFGSSAFDPLIELYATTENQTARRCCPKAFVQVFKNFPDQPFPDSVMEMLEQGIDDSDMVVVQGALMCLGQIGKQQFKSEEAIMILASSLSSENVALIFSASQALADIPNPLAEDALRSLQNNNTDPLIQEAAQSALARLQNLLNTKR from the coding sequence ATGAGCGCCGATTCAAACATTCCTTCAGTTGATGCATTGTTTGAAGATCTAATGCATCCCAACCCTAGGATTCAAGAAGAAGCTTGCTTGATTCTTTCTGAGAACTATCGGGAAGAGGCGTTGCCAAGATTATTGGATCTCTTCTGTCATCATGATCCTAAGGTCTACAGAGCGGCTGTTAAAGGTGTTGGTTTTTTTGGGAGCTCTGCGTTTGATCCCTTGATCGAACTTTATGCAACAACAGAGAATCAAACTGCAAGGCGTTGCTGCCCTAAGGCCTTTGTGCAGGTGTTCAAAAACTTCCCAGATCAGCCGTTTCCTGATTCAGTCATGGAAATGCTGGAACAAGGGATAGATGATTCCGATATGGTTGTCGTGCAGGGTGCACTGATGTGTCTTGGTCAGATCGGTAAGCAACAATTTAAGTCTGAAGAGGCAATAATGATTCTGGCAAGTTCTCTTAGCAGTGAAAATGTTGCTTTAATTTTTAGTGCATCTCAGGCTCTTGCCGATATTCCCAATCCTTTAGCAGAAGATGCTTTACGGTCACTGCAGAACAATAATACCGATCCTTTGATTCAGGAGGCAGCTCAATCTGCGTTGGCACGACTTCAGAATCTATTAAACACAAAGAGATAG
- a CDS encoding HEAT repeat domain-containing protein translates to MTGLFDNIHAGLDQQRAVDILSKEVDILESESDYYMAVSHLINFPGPITSQALLAFLDKCSEDVPVGLAQRKAVEVLARLGVAEATPKIASFLGSSDVYMVENAAWALSRLNCQDPEVHQHMINLLDDASQNQRVLIQSLSKLSVKSAISTISVHIAHEKISVRGAAIAAMIHLSGDQSHLADLSDHLYGSNQMDRQSAVQDVIDANAVELLSDLMQAPISPAFRMRAVRSLLNNPSNKLSNNDALSAVDQILFDDPRLITVLHHYGEPLPTELLIDGLFHPDFSRCYLAMQALIKCDSQEIWNAIENCWHDKAHNDYGAHYFLMRLFGLVEGWTDEALHHIRNILSDAITDKRPQFRKSPPAALLSFAKLFPGQYDWFLDNCLSLENNLSWDMRYAGLLLIQSDQTEYLQLRYQCQLQQLVESDGDSLLQLKAQSIQDCG, encoded by the coding sequence ATGACTGGTCTTTTCGATAATATTCATGCTGGTTTGGATCAACAGAGAGCAGTTGATATCTTGTCTAAAGAAGTTGATATTCTTGAGAGTGAGAGTGATTATTATATGGCTGTTTCTCATTTGATTAATTTTCCTGGCCCGATAACAAGCCAAGCGTTATTAGCTTTTCTAGATAAGTGCTCCGAAGATGTACCAGTAGGTCTTGCCCAACGAAAAGCTGTAGAAGTTCTTGCGCGATTAGGGGTTGCAGAGGCTACGCCCAAAATTGCTAGCTTTTTAGGCAGCTCTGATGTGTATATGGTTGAGAATGCTGCTTGGGCATTGTCTCGTTTGAATTGTCAAGATCCTGAAGTGCACCAACATATGATTAATTTGTTGGATGATGCTAGCCAGAATCAAAGAGTCTTAATTCAAAGTCTTTCAAAGCTTTCTGTTAAATCAGCAATTTCGACTATTTCTGTTCACATAGCCCATGAGAAGATTTCGGTCCGCGGTGCCGCCATCGCTGCCATGATTCATCTATCTGGAGATCAATCCCATCTGGCTGATCTTTCAGATCATTTGTATGGCTCCAATCAAATGGATCGCCAATCGGCTGTGCAGGATGTGATCGATGCGAATGCTGTTGAGCTTTTGTCTGATTTGATGCAAGCACCAATATCGCCTGCATTTCGCATGCGAGCTGTGAGATCTCTTTTGAATAACCCGTCAAACAAACTCTCCAATAATGATGCACTATCAGCGGTGGATCAAATTTTGTTTGACGATCCTCGTTTGATCACTGTCCTCCATCATTACGGCGAACCTTTGCCTACGGAGCTACTGATTGACGGCTTATTCCATCCCGATTTTAGTCGTTGCTATCTTGCCATGCAGGCACTAATAAAATGTGATTCCCAAGAGATTTGGAATGCTATTGAGAATTGCTGGCACGATAAAGCTCACAATGACTATGGTGCACACTATTTTTTGATGAGATTATTTGGCCTTGTTGAAGGTTGGACAGACGAGGCATTGCATCATATTCGCAATATTCTCTCAGATGCGATTACAGATAAGCGGCCTCAATTTAGAAAATCACCCCCAGCTGCTTTGCTGTCATTCGCCAAGCTATTTCCTGGCCAATACGATTGGTTTCTTGATAATTGTTTGTCTTTAGAGAATAACCTTAGTTGGGATATGCGTTATGCAGGCCTCCTCTTGATCCAATCTGATCAAACCGAGTATCTTCAACTTCGATATCAATGTCAACTACAACAGCTTGTCGAATCTGATGGCGACAGTTTGCTTCAACTAAAAGCACAGAGCATTCAGGATTGTGGTTGA